One region of Brassica napus cultivar Da-Ae chromosome A10, Da-Ae, whole genome shotgun sequence genomic DNA includes:
- the LOC106375865 gene encoding soluble inorganic pyrophosphatase 1 has protein sequence MSEETKENQKLQRPAPRLNERILSSLSRRSVAAHPWHDLEIGPGAPQIFNVVVEITKGSKVKYELDKKTGLIKVDRILYSSVVYPHNYGFVPRTLCEDNDPIDVLVIMQEPVLPGCFLRARAIGLMPMIDQGEKDDKIIAVCVDDPEYKHYTDIKELPPHRLSEIRRFFEDYKKNENKEVAVNDFLPSEKAVDAIQYSMDLYAEYILHTLRR, from the exons ATGAGTGAGGAAACGAAGGAGAACCAGAAGCTGCAGCGACCTGCTCCTCGTCTTAACGAGAGGATCCTCTCTTCCTTGTCTAGACGCTCCGTTGCTGCTCATCCCTGGCACGATCTTGAGATTG GCCCTGGAGCTCCACAGATTTTCAATGTG GTGGTTGAGATCACAAAGGGAAGCAAGGTCAAATATGAACTTGACAAAAAGACTGGACTCATCAAGGTTGATCGTATTCTCTACTCATCAGTTGTTTACCCTCACAACTATGGTTTCGTTCCTCGCACATTATGTGAAGACAATGACCCTATTGATGTTTTAGTCATCATGCAG GAACCGGTGCTTCCAGGTTGTTTCCTGCGTGCTCGTGCTATTGGATTAATGCCTATGATTGATCAG gGTGAGAAAGATGACAAGATCATTGCAGTTTGTGTTGATGATCCTGAGTACAAACATTACACTGACATCAAAGAACTCCCTCCTCACCGTCTCTCTGAGATTCGTCGTTTCTTTGAAGACT ACAAGAAGAATGAAAACAAGGAAGTTGCTGTTAATGATTTCCTGCCATCTGAGAAAGCTGTTGATGCTATCCAGTACTCGAT GGACCTTTATGCTGAGTACATTCTCCATACCCTGCGACGTTGA
- the LOC106375864 gene encoding endoribonuclease Dicer homolog 1: MVMEDERSNKDVNNKPSYWLDACEDISCDLIDDLVSDFDPSSVAVAESIVNNDFFGGIDHILDTIKNGGGLPNNEAPQLNPGDVVTKESALQKTGLKRDDALKEEGDKNRKRARVCSYQSEKNRKRTRSYEDTGGHNKRRDGYNYRRDGRDSREGRGYWERDKVGSNELVYRSGTWEADHERDVKKESRRSHREDAEEDNKKSKPEEQRKEKVVEEQARRYQLDVLEQAKAKNTIAFLETGAGKTLIAILLIKSVHKDLMRQNRKMLSVFLVPKVPLVYQQAEVIRNQTCFQVGHYCGEMGQDFWDARRWQREFESKQVLVMTAQILLNILRHSIIRMEAINLLILDECHHAVKKHPYSLVMSEFYHTTSKDKRPAIFGMTASPVNLKGVSSQVDCAIKIRNLETKLDSTVCTIKDRKELEKHVPMPSEIVVEYDKAATMWSFHEKIKQMIAAVEEAAKASSRKSKWQFMGARDAGAKEELKQVYGVSERTESDGAANLIHKLRAINYTLAELGQWCAYKVAQSFLTALQSDERVNFQVDVKFQESYLSEVVSLLQCELVEGAAAEKAATECSKPENGNANDEIEEGELPDDHVVSGGEHVDEVIGAAVADGKVTPKVQSLIKLLLKYQHTSDFRAIVFVERVVAALVLPKVFAELPSLGFIRCASMIGHNNSQEMKSSQMQDTISKFRDGQVTLLVATSVAEEGLDIRQCNVVMRFDLAKTVLAYIQSRGRARKPGSDYILMVERENVSHAAFLRNARNSEETLRKEAIERTDLSHLKDTSRLISIDAVPGTVYKVETTGAMVSLNSAVGLIHFYCSQLPGDRYAILRPEFSMEKHEKPGGHTEYSCRLQLPCNAPFEILEGPLCSSMRLAQQAVCLAGCKKLHEMGAFTDMLLPDKGSGQDAEKADQDEEGEPVPGTARHREFYPEGVADVLKGDWILSGKEVCESSKLFHLYMYSVRCEDSGSSKDPFLTEVSEFAVLFGNELDAEVLSMSMDLYVARAMITKASLVFKGSLDITESQLSSIKKFHVRLMSIVLDVDVEPSTTPWDPAKAYLFVPVTDNTKGINWELIEKITETTVWDNPLQRARPDVYLGTNERTLGGDRREYGFGKLRNNIGLGQQKSHPTYGIRGAVASFDVVRASGLLPVREEVDRDVSQGKLMMADGCMVADNLIGKIVTAAHSGKRFYVDSICYDMSAETSFPRKEGYLGPLEYNTYADYYKQKYGVDLNCKQQPLIKGRGVSYCKNLLSPRFEQSGESETILDKTYYVFLPPELCVVHPLSGSLVRGAQRLPSIMRRVESMLLAVQLKNLISYPIPTSKILEALTAASCQETFCYERAELLGDAYLKWIVSRFLFLKYPQKHEGQLTRMRQQMVSNMVLYQYALLKGLQSYIQADRFAPSRWSAPGVPPVYDEDTKDGGGGSSFFDEEQKQASSEDVFEDGEMEDGELEGDLSSYRVLSSKTLADVVEALIGVYYVEGGKAAANHLMKWIGIHVEDDPEETEGAVKPVSVPESVLKSIDFVGLERALKYEFTEKGLLVEAITHASRPSSGVSCYQRLEFVGDAVLDHLITRHLFFTYTSLPPGRLTDLRAAAVNNENFARVAVKHKLHLYLRHGSSALEKQIREFVKEVLTESSKPGFNSFGLGDCKAPKVLGDIVESIAGAIFLDSGRDTSAAWKVFQPLLQPMVTPETLPMHPVRELQERCQQQAEGLEYKASRSGNTATVEVFIDGVQVGVAQNPQKKMAQKLAARNALAALKEKEIAESKEKAANGNAGDDSENGNKKNGNQTFTRQTLNDICLRKNWPMPSYRCVKEGGPAHAKRFTFGVRVNTSDRGWTDECIGEPMPSVKKAKDSAASLLLELLNKTYS; the protein is encoded by the exons ATGGTAATGGAGGATGAGCGTAGTAATAAGGATGTCAACAACAAGCCATCTTACTGGCTAGATGCTTGCGAGGACATCTCCTGCGATCTCATCGATGACCTCGTCTCCGATTTCGATCCTTCCTCTGTCGCCGTCGCTGAGTCCATCGTCAACAACGACTTCTTCGGTGGGATCGATCACATTCTAGACACCATCAAGAACGGTGGAGGCTTGCCAAACAACGAGGCTCCTCAGTTGAATCCTGGCGATGTTGTTACTAAGGAGAGTGCGCTGCAAAAGACTGGTCTTAAGAGAGACGATGCGTTGAAAGAGGAAGGAGACAAGAACAGGAAGAGAGCTAGAGTTTGTAGTTACCAGAGCGAGAAGAATAGGAAACGGACTCGAAGCTACGAGGATACTGGTGGTCATAACAAGAGAAGAGATGGTTACAATTACAGAAGAGACGGTAGAGATAGTAGAGAAGGTAGAGGCTATTGGGAGAGGGATAAAGTCGGTTCGAACGAGCTTGTTTATCGGTCTGGTACTTGGGAAGCTGATCACGAAAGAGATGTTAAGAAAGAGAGCCGTAGAAGCCACCGAGAAGACGCAGAGGAGGATAATAAGAAGAGTAAGCCTGAAGAGCAACGCAAAGAGAAAGTTGTGGAAGAGCAAGCGAGGCGGTACCAGTTGGACGTGCTTGAACAAGCTAAAGCGAAGAACACAATCGCTTTCCTTGAGACCGGTGCGGGGAAGACACTTATAGCCATTCTCTTGATCAAAAGTGTGCATAAAGATCTAATGAGACAGAACAGAAAAATGCTCTCTGTCTTCTTGGTTCCCAAAGTGCCTTTGGTTTATCAGCAAGCGGAAGTGATACGTAATCAAACTTGTTTTCAAGTCGGGCACTACTGTGGCGAGATGGGACAAGATTTTTGGGATGCGAGAAGGTGGCAGCGAGAGTTCGAGTCTAAGCAGGTTCTTGTAATGACGGCTCAGATTCTGTTGAATATACTGAGGCACAGCATTATCAGAATGGAAGCGATTAATCTACTGATCCTCGACGAGTGTCACCACGCTGTCAAGAAACATCCTTACTCACTGGTGATGTCAGAGTTCTACCACACAACCTCTAAAGATAAAAGACCTGCCATCTTTGGCATGACTGCTTCTCCTGTTAATCTCAAAG GTGTTTCAAGCCAGGTTGATTGTGCTATAAAAATACGCAATCTCGAGACAAAGTTGGATTCTACGGTTTGTACTATAAAAGATCGGAAGGAACTAGAGAAACATGTTCCCATGCCTTCAGAGATTGTGGTGGAGTATGACAAAGCTGCGACTATGTGGTCTTTTCACGAGAAGATAAAGCAAATGATTGCAGCTGTTGAGGAAGCGGCGAAGGCGAGTTCGAGGAAAAGCAAGTGGCAGTTTATGGGGGCTAGGGATGctggagctaaggaggagctgAAACAGGTTTATGGCGTCTCTGAGAGAACAGAGAGCGATGGAGCTGCTAATTTGATTCATAAGCTTAGAGCTATTAATTATACCCTTGCTGAGTTGGGTCAATGGTGTGCTTACaag gtGGCACAATCGTTCTTGACTGCGTTGCAAAGTGACGAGAGGGTGAATTTCCAAGTGGATGTGAAGTTTCAAGAATCTTATCTCAGCGAGGTGGTGTCGCTCTTGCAATGTGAGCTTGTGGAAGGAGCTGCTGCTGAGAAGGCAGCCACGGAATGTAGCAAACCAGAGAATGGTAATGCGAATGATGAGATTGAGGAAGGAGAGCTCCCTGATGATCATG TGGTCTCTGGAGGAGAGCACGTTGATGAAGTAATAGGCGCCGCAGTTGCTGATGGGAAAGTTACTCCAAAGGTTCAGTCGCTGATCAAACTACTCCTCAAGTATCAGCACACATCCGATTTTCGTGCTATTGTGTTTGTTGAGAGAGTGGTTGCTGCTTTGGTTCTTCCAAAGGTCTTCGCGGAGCTGCCTTCTCTTGGTTTTATAAGGTGTGCCAGCATGATTGGTCACAATAACAGCCAGGAAATGAAATCATCTCAAATGCAGGATACTATTTCCAAATTCCGAGATGGTCAA GTGACACTGTTAGTGGCCACAAGCGTTGCTGAGGAAGGTCTTGATATCAGGCAATGTAACGTTGTTATGCGTTTTGACCTTGCAAAGACGGTGCTGGCATACATTCAGTCTCGTGGTAGGGCAAGAAAGCCTGGTTCAGACTACATACTCATGGTTGAGAG GGAAAATGTATCTCACGCAGCCTTTTTAAGGAATGCTAGGAACAGTGAGGAGACACTGCGGAAAGAAGCAATAGAAAGGACTGATCTTAGTCACCTCAAAGATACGTCGAGGCTAATCTCCATTGACGCTGTGCCTGGTACAGTTTATAAGGTGGAAACAACTGGTGCCATGGTCAGCCTGAACTCCGCGGTTGGTCTCATACATTTCTACTGCTCTCAGCTTCCCGGTGACAG GTATGCGATTCTCCGTCCTGAGTTCAGCATGGAAAAACATGAAAAGCCTGGGGGACACACGGAGTATTCATGCAGGCTTCAGCTCCCTTGCAACGCTCCATTTGAAATACTCGAGGGTCCTCTTTGTAGTTCAATGCGCCTTGCACAACAG GCTGTATGTCTAGCTGGTTGCAAGAAACTGCATGAGATGGGTGCGTTTACCGATATGCTATTGCCGGACAAGGGAAGTGGTCAAGACGCTGAGAAGGCTGACCAGGATGAAGAAGGCGAACCCGTTCCTGGAACTGCTAGACACAGAGAGTTCTATCCAGAAGGTGTAGCAGATGTACTTAAG GGAGATTGGATTTTATCAGGAAAGGAAGTATGTGAGAGCTCAAAGCTATTCCATTTATACATGTATAGTGTTAGATGTGAAGATTCTGGGTCTTCAAAAGATCCATTCTTAACCGAAGTTTCAGAGTTCGCGGTTCTTTTTGGCAATGAGCTGGATGCAGAG GTATTATCGATGTCTATGGATCTTTATGTTGCTCGAGCCATGATCACCAAAGCATCTCTTGTTTTCAAGGGATCACTGGATATTACAGAAAGCCag CTATCATCTATTAAAAAGTTTCATGTGAGGTTGATGAGTATAGTCTTAGATGTTGATGTCGAGCCCTCCACAACACCATGGGATCCCGCAAAGGCCTACTTGTTCGTCCCCGTGACTGACAACACGAAAGGGATCAACTGGGAACTAATTGAAAAGATAACTGAGACCACCGTGTGGGACAACCCGCTTCAGAGAGCTCGTCCCGATGTGTACCTTGGGACTAACGAGAGAACTCTTGGTGGGGACAGGAGGGAGTATGGGTTTGGTAAACTTCGTAACAACATTGGATTGGGGCAGCAGAAATCTCACCCGACTTATGGTATTAGAGGAGCGGTTGCATCTTTTGATGTCGTGAGAGCTTCTGGATTGTTACCTGTGAGAGAGGAAGTGGACAGGGATGTATCACAAGGGAAACTGATGATGGCAGATGGGTGCATGGTTGCAGATAATCTAATAGGGAAAATAGTGACGGCCGCACATTCAGGGAAGCGATTTTATGTGGACTCTATTTGCTACGATATGAGTGCAGAAACATCATTCCCAAGGAAAGAGGGGTATCTTGGTCCTTTGGAATACAACACTTACGCTGACTACTACAAGCAAAA GTATGGAGTTGATTTAAACTGTAAGCAACAGCCTTTGATCAAAGGACGAGGTGTCTCGTATTGCAAGAATCTTCTTTCCCCTCGGTTTGAACAGTCAG GTGAATCTGAGACGATACTTGATAAAACATATTACGTGTTTCTTCCACCTGAACTCTGCGTGGTGCATCCTCTTTCGGGTTCACTTGTCCGAGGTGCTCAGAGGTTGCCGTCTATAATGAGAAGAGTTGAGAGCATGTTGCTCGCTGTTCAACTTAAAAACTTGATTAGTTATCCCATTCCAACTTCAAAg ATTCTGGAAGCCTTGACTGCAGCCTCGTGCCAGGAGACATTCTGCTACGAGAGAGCCGAGCTTCTAGGAGATGCGTATCTGAAATGGATCGTTAGTCGTTTTCTGTTTCTCAAGTACCCGCAGAAGCACGAGGGTCAGCTTACGAGGATGAGACAGCAGATGGTCAGCAACATGGTTCTTTACCAGTACGCTCTTCTCAAAGGGCTCCAGTCATACATCCAGGCGGACCGTTTCGCCCCTTCTAGGTGGTCTGCTCCTGGCGTGCCTCCCGTTTACGACGAGGACACGAAAGACGGAGGAGGAGGATCTTCCTTCTTCGACGAAGAGCAGAAACAAGCCTCCTCCGAGGACGTGTTTGAAGACGGGGAGATGGAGGACGGTGAGCTAGAGGGTGACTTGAGCTCTTACAGGGTTCTATCTAGCAAGACCTTGGCTGATGTTGTTGAAGCTTTGATCGGTGTTTACTACGTGGAAGGAGGTAAAGCTGCGGCGAACCATTTGATGAAATGGATTGGGATCCACGTGGAGGATGATCCCGAAGAAACCGAAGGGGCCGTGAAACCTGTTAGTGTTCCGGAGAGCGTGCTCAAGAGCATTGACTTTGTTGGTTTAGAGAGAGCTTTGAAGTACGAGTTTACGGAGAAAGGTCTTCTTGTGGAAGCTATCACGCATGCTTCGAGACCGTCTTCGGGTGTTTCTTGTTACCAGAGGTTGGAGTTTGTTGGTGACGCGGTGTTGGATCATCTTATTACAAGACACTTGTTTTTCACCTACACGAGCCTTCCTCCTGGTCGGTTAACTGATCTTCGAGCTGCTGCGGTTAATAATGAGAATTTCGCTCGTGTTGCGGTTAAACATAAGCTCCACTTGTACCTTCGTCACGGCTCTAGCGCTCTCGAGAAACAG ATTAGAGAGTTTGTGAAGGAAGTTCTAACCGAGTCTTCTAAACCGGGGTTTAACTCGTTCGGTTTGGGAGATTGTAAAGCGCCAAAGGTTCTTGGAGATATAGTTGAATCCATTGCAGGTGCTATTTTTCTTGATAGTGGAAGAGACACAAGTGCTGCTTGGAAG GTTTTTCAACCTTTGCTACAACCAATGGTGACACCAGAGACACTTCCGATGCATCCGGTGCGAGAGCTGCAAGAGCGTTGCCAGCAACAAGCAGAAGGGTTAGAATACAAAGCGAGCCGGAGTGGTAACACAGCGACTGTGGAAGTTTTCATCGACGGTGTTCAAGTGGGAGTGGCGCAGAATCCTCAGAAGAAAATGGCTCAGAAGCTAGCGGCAAGGAACGCGCTGGCAGCtttgaaagagaaagagatagcTGAGTCAAAAGAGAAGGCGGCAAACGGGAATGCAGGAGACGATAGTGAGAATGGGAACAAGAAGAATGGGAATCAGACGTTTACGAGACAGACGTTGAATGATATTTGCTTGAGGAAGAATTGGCCAATGCCTTCTTACAG ATGTGTGAAGGAAGGAGGGCCGGCGCATGCAAAGAGGTTTACATTTGGGGTAAGAGTGAATACAAGCGATAGAGGATGGACTGATGAATGTATTGGAGAGCCCATGCCTAGTGTTAAGAAGGCTAAAGATTCTgctgcttctcttcttcttgagcTTCTTAATAAAACTTATTCTTGA
- the LOC106370900 gene encoding protein LHY: MDTNTSGDELLTKARKPYTITKQRERWTEDEHDRFLEALRLYGRAWQRIEEHIGTKTAVQIRSHAQKFFTKLEKEAEAKGIPVCQALNIEIPPPRPKRKPNTPYPRKPGNNGPSAKLVSSASSSQCNQAFLDLEKVPISEETSNGKENQDDNCSGVSTVNKCPLPKKVTQPSLRKESADNGTSKKASNVNTQFHPPGMVSQDLMFCPMGDRVHGHVNLPPTTTSSATTTTTSQQAFPACPSQDSFLHFSSTFPNLIISSLLQNPAAHAAATFAASVWPYSNVGNSGGDSSTTQMSSSPPSIAAIAAATVAAATAWWASHGLIPVCAPPAPVTCLPLPTFAVPTQATDKMDTVENDQEPLEKQNTALQDKNMASKSPSSSSDDSEETGVTKLNNAGSKTNGDKEEVVAAALHDPNASPKKKLVDRSSCGSNTPSGSDAETDALDKMEKDNEDVKEADPNQPSVIELSNRRSKIRDNNNNNNQTTDSWKEVSQGGRKAFQALFARQRLPQSFSPPQVAAENVNGKQSDTSMPMAPDLNKVQDSCDADQESGVVMIGDGTGKSLKTRQSGFKPYKRCSMEVKESQDGNANNESDEKVCKRIRLEGEAST, encoded by the exons ATGGATACTAATACATCCGGAGATGAGTTATTAACCAAG GCAAGAAAGCCGTATACTATTACAAAGCAGCGGGAACGATGGACAGAGGATGAGCATGATAGGTTTCTTGAAGCCTTGAGGCTTTATGGAAGGGCCTGGCAACGTATAGAAG aACATATTGGGACAAAGACTGCTGTTCAGATCAGAAGTCATGCACAAAAGTTCTTCACAAAG CTGGAGAAAGAGGCAGAAGCTAAAGGCATTCCAGTTTGTCAAGCTCTCAACATAGAGATCCCACCTCCTCGTCCTAAAAGGAAACCCAATACTCCTTATCCTCGTAAACCTGGCAACAATGGCCCATCAGCCAAACTTGTATCCTCAGCCTCTTCTTCACAATGTAACCAGGCTTTCTTGGATTTGGAAAAAGTGCCCATCTCTGAG gaAACATCAAATGGGAAAGAAAATCAAGATGATAACTGCTCAGGGGTTTCTACTGTAAACAAGTGTCCCTTGCCAAAGAAAGTTACTCAACCGTCTCTAAGAAAG GAAAGTGCCGATAATGGAACAAGTAAGAAGGCGTCAAATGTGAACACTCAGTTTCATCCCCCAGGTATGGTCTCTCAAGACTTGATGTTTTGTCCTATGGGAGATCGTGTTCACGGGCACGTGAATCTTCCACCTACCACAACATCATCTGCTACTACTACAACTACTTCTCAACAGGCGTTTCCTGCGTGCCCTTCCCAGGATTCGTTTCTCCACTTCTCCTCTACTTTCCCCAATCTCATTATCTCAAGCCTCCTACAGAATCCTGCAGCTCATGCTGCAGCCACATTCGCTGCTTCGGTCTGGCCCTATTCCAACGTCGGGAACTCGGGAGGAGATTCATCAACAACGCAAATGAGCTCCTCTCCTCCAAGTATAGCTGCCATCGCTGCTGCTACGGTAGCTGCCGCAACTGCTTGGTGGGCTTCTCATGGACTTATTCCTGTATGCGCTCCTCCTGCTCCAGTCACTTGCCTTCCATTACCAACCTTTGCAGTTCCAACTCAGGCTACGGATAAAATGGATACCGTTGAAAATGATCAAGAACCGCTGGAGAAACAAAACACAGCTCTGCAAGATAAAAACATGGCTTCAAAATCTCCATCTTCATCATCCGACGATTCAGAAGAGACTGGAGTAACCAAGCTAAACAACGCTGGCTCAAAGACAAATGGTGACAAGGAGGAAGTTGTTGCTGCTGCTTTGCATGATCCAAACGCTTCCCCAAAGAAAAAGCTGGTGGACCGCTCATCGTGTGGGTCAAACACACCTTCAGGGAGTGACGCGGAAACAGATGCCTTAGATAAGATGGAGAAAGATAACGAGGATGTGAAGGAGGCAGATCCAAACCAGCCAAGTGTTATTGAGTTGAGCAACCGTCGGAGTAAAATcagagacaacaacaacaacaacaaccaaacTACTGATTCGTGGAAAGAAGTCTCCCAAGGG GGTCGTAAAGCGTTTCAGGCTCTCTTTGCAAGACAGAGATTGCCTCAGAGCTTTTCGCCTCCTCAAGTGGCTGCAGAGAATGTGAATGGAAAGCAAAGTGATACGTCAATGCCGATGGCTCCTGATCTCAACAAGGTTCAAGATTCTTGTGATGCGGACCAAGAGAGTGGAGTAGTAATGATAGGTGATGGAACGGGGAAGAGCCTTAAAACGAGACAGTCAGGGTTTAAGCCATACAAGAGATGTTCAATGGAGGTGAAAGAGAGCCAAGATGGGAACGCAAACAATGAAAGCGATGAAAAAGTCTGCAAGAGGATTCGATTGGAAGGAGAAGCTTCaacataa
- the LOC125579256 gene encoding uncharacterized protein At4g02000-like — protein MSQTLESSEKNKQLLEEDEVVILPDVDNSELIARYNLSLVGRIFNKERRNVEALIALLPRHSIWDVEGRARGVDLGNHRFQFDFDSEADLLKVLGKRPCHFNKWSFALERWAPHVGDSFPNTITFWVCATGIPTHYWMDPIFRTLEKRLGLVGKIDAKAAKFQVEINGDQPLKFSLRAQIPSGEIVPVSFEYVNLFRWCHNCHLISHEAENCQKKENRDCWLKKQVESRVVSSGRKT, from the coding sequence ATGTCTCAAACTCTGGAAAGCTCGGAAAAGAACAAGCAATtgcttgaagaagatgaagtggtCATCTTACCTGACGTAGACAACTCTGAGCTGATAGCTCGCTACAACCTTAGTTTGGTCGGTAGGATTTTCAACAAAGAGAGACGCAATGTGGAAGCTCTGATAGCTCTCCTCCCTAGGCACAGCATATGGGATGTGGAAGGTCGTGCTCGTGGTGTAGACCTTGGAAACCATCGATTCCAATTTGATTTCGACTCAGAAGCTGACCTTCTAAAGGTTCTAGGTAAGCGTCCCTGCCACTTCAACAAGTGGTCGTTTGCCCTCGAGAGATGGGCTCCTCATGTTGGTGACTCATTCCCAAACACCATTACCTTTTGGGTTTGTGCGACGGGGATACCAACCCACTATTGGATGGATCCGATTTTCCGTACTTTGGAAAAAAGACTTGGActtgttggaaagattgatgcgAAAGCGGCAAAGTTTCAAGTCGAGATCAATGGAGACCAACCACTAAAATTTTCTCTTCGTGCTCAAATCCCCTCAGGAGAAATTGTCCCAGTCTCTTTTGAATATGTAAACCTTTTCCGATGGTGCCACAACTGCCATCTCATCTCCCATGAAGCTGAAAACTGCCAGAAGAAAGAAAACAGAGATTGTTGGCTAAAGAAGCAAGTAGAGAGCAGAGTGGTTTCATCAGGAAGGAAGACATAA
- the LOC125579308 gene encoding putative F-box protein At4g21240 — translation MDIREEETGDGERRIQSKEDGKFSELTLDLTLEILLRLPAKSAVRFRCVSKLWSSITTRPEFIRSFAIQSSKQPCLLACVDASLSGKRLFISLPQHVHPDESDYSYVDRLEHCEVNALVDDEPMSESVHGLVCFGNFNRIVVWNPSMRQHVTLPELEPRVRYIRSCLGYDPVSDKYKVLCISGKRCQDPLVFTLGPQESWRVTQNSPRHFPTNTMGRIGICINGHVYYQATIPYKVDNSYQEEKLLMSFDVRYEKFSTIEKPADPTLRNFLLNYEGKIAWGCTSFSSIRFWVWGEGEKQEWSLRNFILPFPGFRQRDPVFECLLELKGITHDTGEFIFATMHDAFYVLYYDPKRERAKWIEYEGIGDQEFWIRNGILRGTYYSVDWFPNHSESLMSLDNVPGLHGVLGRSGHPG, via the coding sequence ATGGATATACGAGAAGAAGAAACGGGAGATGGGGAGAGAAGAATACAATCCAAAGAAGACGGTAAGTTTTCCGAGCTGACTCTTGATCTGACTCTTGAGATACTCTTGAGACTGCCCGCTAAATCTGCCGTAAGGTTCCGTTGCGTCTCGAAGCTATGGTCGTCCATCACTACTCGTCCAGAATTCATCAGATCGTTCGCGATCCAGTCTTCAAAACAGCCGTGTCTTCTTGCCTGCGTCGATGCAAGCTTAAGCGGCAAGCGCTTATTTATCTCTCTGCCCCAACATGTGCATCCGGATGAATCTGACTACTCTTATGTGGACCGTTTGGAACACTGTGAGGTAAATGCTCTTGTTGATGACGAACCGATGTCCGAATCTGTCCACGGCTTGGTATGTTTCGGGAATTTTAACAGGATAGTAGTTTGGAATCCTTCGATGAGACAACATGTTACCTTACCCGAACTCGAACCCAGGGTCAGGTATATACGTAGCTGTTTAGGATACGATCCAGTCAGCGATAAGTATAAAGTATTGTGCATCTCAGGCAAAAGATGCCAAGATCCTCTTGTTTTCACATTGGGACCTCAAGAATCATGGAGAGTGACCCAAAATAGCCCTAGACACTTCCCTACAAACACCATGGGACGAATAGGTATATGCATCAACGGGCATGTGTATTATCAAGCAACAATACCTTATAAAGTGGATAACAGTTACCAAGAGGAAAAATTACTTATGAGCTTCGATGTGAGGTACGAAAAGTTCAGCACAATAGAAAAACCAGCTGATCCTACACTTCGCAACTTTTTGCTCAACTATGAAGGAAAAATAGCATGGGGTTGCACCAGCTTCTCTTCTATaaggttttgggtttggggGGAGGGGGAGAAACAAGAATGGTCGCTTAGAAACTTTATTTTGCCTTTTCCAGGCTTTCGTCAAAGGGACCCGGTCTTTGAATGTTTACTGGAGCTGAAGGGTATTACTCATGATACTGGTGAGTTCATTTTTGCAACGATGCATGATGCATTTTATGTTCTATATTATGATCCAAAGAGAGAGCGTGCAAAGTGGATCGAATATGAAGGCATTGGAGACCAAGAATTCTGGATTCGTAATGGAATTTTACGTGGCACCTATTACAGTGTCGATTGGTTTCCCAATCACAGTGAGAGTCTCATGTCTTTGGATAACGTCCCTGGCCTACATGGAGTCTTGGGCCGGTCGGGTCACCCCGGTTAA